One genomic region from Fervidobacterium gondwanense DSM 13020 encodes:
- a CDS encoding glycosyltransferase family 4 protein, with the protein MQHNYFLTMIFSFIISVTTIPLFGRIAYKTGIVDKPDGDLKPHERITPYLGGLSIFLAVIITTEFDIISKICLTILTLTGLYDDVRNLNPKIRLLIEFVVSTLLVFKYLGLSIFLPFYVLVVVALINATNMMDGLDGVCASVSLLSALGLAVVSTSKYDTTLLVALVGALLGYLIYNYPPARIFMGDAGSYLIGGTLSIGLLSAFREGTNNFPRAVSALILVSIFFFDLSSGVFRRLLNGRSPFSGDRGHVYDKIYNVVNDKRKTLWTMIFIQCFVLLVGLIVRINIYMMISGVVVILILYAFLSKWLNILKY; encoded by the coding sequence ATGCAGCATAATTATTTCTTGACGATGATTTTCTCGTTTATAATATCAGTCACAACGATACCTTTGTTTGGAAGGATTGCATACAAAACAGGGATAGTGGACAAACCCGATGGAGACTTGAAACCTCATGAAAGAATAACACCTTATCTCGGTGGGTTATCAATATTCTTGGCTGTAATAATAACAACTGAGTTTGACATCATTTCAAAAATATGTCTCACGATCCTTACCTTGACTGGGTTGTATGACGATGTTAGAAATCTAAATCCAAAGATTAGGTTATTAATTGAATTTGTAGTTTCTACTCTGTTAGTATTCAAATATTTAGGACTCTCAATCTTCCTACCTTTCTATGTGCTTGTTGTCGTTGCGCTCATAAACGCAACGAATATGATGGACGGGTTAGATGGTGTATGTGCAAGTGTCAGTCTGTTGTCTGCTCTTGGATTAGCAGTTGTCTCTACTTCAAAGTATGATACCACGCTACTTGTAGCTCTTGTTGGAGCGTTGTTAGGTTATCTAATTTATAACTACCCACCGGCAAGGATATTTATGGGTGACGCTGGAAGTTATCTAATTGGAGGAACACTCTCGATAGGTCTTCTTTCTGCGTTTAGAGAAGGCACAAACAATTTTCCGAGAGCTGTTTCAGCACTAATTCTTGTATCAATTTTCTTTTTTGATCTATCATCGGGTGTTTTCAGACGACTGCTAAACGGACGTTCACCCTTTAGCGGTGATAGAGGTCATGTATATGATAAAATCTATAATGTTGTAAATGATAAACGAAAAACTTTATGGACAATGATATTTATCCAATGTTTCGTCTTACTTGTAGGACTAATTGTTAGAATCAATATTTACATGATGATATCTGGCGTTGTTGTAATATTAATACTTTACGCGTTTCTCTCCAAATGGTTGAATATTCTCAAGTACTGA
- a CDS encoding O-antigen ligase family protein: MLSFFEELVLYITIPLVALFAHRQYTYEFSTPKYAILTVATLLIGLYLLWRMFKTKQIKFFASKIHFVWFAFSIVALLSTINTWKDNPYFFRQGIDIGLYLFLNVILAFYFATILNDKQKIVRFLFIFVLTGLFIAVNAILNFYMGYDIFLGQVGNPFERASIKANIGNVIFVSNYLNMLLPIALYFVISLDIGAINLKKFVGIAFVKIMSLISALLYITVIIFSQTRSEYLALIVEGILLAVAYIFYIRKRENLHEKELEKKNPSLLKKLKFLRRISVAVFVLITILLIVLYNVPSAFNNYGSFKMTDRFSAMASVSSMDERFLSWFSTIYIWQKHKILGQGIGTYQIYSLYGIADLIENNPEYNYGWNNFKRAHNDYFQVLSETGLIGFGLILVMLILLVIYVVKNTQKIDEQDDITLFSMLVLSGVVFAFQSVFSFPGHLLPNALLATFVLSVGLGKYFNKVDGKEYKLHGVKAVALGLVLVGTIGASTYLRWNHFISEVYFRNGNVAFQTMTMLRDQQTQIENYLKQLDQIESDLNSFSGQFVGLSEENWHGQKQAEARRLGIAYDRLKAENERQQTIQNIRSQINANRNQLLAQKQGIPNEIMKQYQEAKENLLKSVKLNHTYGKSFFYLAALAADPIRIEELKQRLKQDPQSVLNQEADEYHKLLPERFKTRYFAVLNDYLKANPDFVDKFDLATTQALVDSAGIYELSLLTFTERNTFKTLAVRYNSLYRVTEMLLDNIKGADLEQKIGGLLSIFFNKFDTWTRRTLYIMPGGWNRFPDWKNIDIELATSGGQDIYRFFANMTVTLKDPINYDARRLLVDMANLEIKTCKYMESKGVWGVPDGVLDHLHALAREYQLISDYQESVYTYKQLLDMYKETYEYISKKLSDEDSWKSTFEQLVEQSKQSLDKILEDDEKGSLSNSLTPIFVDKINRLHEQLIQTDFKAVEKDFVDQLSRLPASIWPQVSKKSVWKTNAYNSMLDFENQTRVLGFSDNAKSQITSLMTSIITSQSMMLYERYARFKAHYELIKDELLSTIVMLLDKYKSEEEAVILKDWGEVSFNIPKYTSKGEVIEFLNKLLDEYSK; this comes from the coding sequence GTGTTGTCATTCTTTGAAGAACTTGTTCTTTACATTACTATTCCACTTGTTGCACTATTTGCACACAGGCAGTACACATACGAATTCAGTACGCCTAAGTATGCCATACTAACGGTCGCAACTTTGTTGATAGGGTTATACCTTCTTTGGAGAATGTTCAAAACCAAGCAGATCAAGTTCTTTGCTTCCAAGATCCATTTTGTGTGGTTCGCATTTTCCATTGTGGCTCTGCTTTCGACAATCAATACGTGGAAAGACAATCCTTACTTTTTCAGACAAGGTATTGATATAGGTTTGTATCTCTTCTTAAACGTAATTCTGGCATTTTATTTCGCTACAATTTTAAACGACAAGCAAAAAATTGTTAGATTCTTATTTATATTTGTATTAACAGGTTTATTTATCGCTGTAAATGCAATTCTTAACTTCTACATGGGATATGACATCTTCTTAGGTCAAGTTGGTAATCCTTTTGAGCGCGCAAGTATAAAGGCTAATATCGGTAATGTCATATTTGTATCTAACTATTTGAACATGCTTTTGCCAATAGCTCTGTATTTTGTCATAAGCCTTGATATAGGTGCCATAAATCTAAAAAAATTCGTTGGAATAGCCTTTGTTAAGATAATGTCTCTAATCTCTGCATTATTGTACATTACCGTTATAATATTCTCTCAAACCCGTTCTGAATATTTGGCATTGATAGTTGAAGGTATTCTACTAGCAGTCGCTTACATCTTCTATATTAGGAAACGAGAAAACTTACACGAAAAGGAGTTAGAGAAGAAAAATCCGAGCTTACTTAAAAAGCTCAAATTTCTGAGACGCATTTCAGTTGCTGTGTTCGTATTAATTACTATTCTTCTTATCGTTCTTTACAACGTACCGTCGGCGTTTAACAACTACGGTTCATTCAAAATGACTGATAGATTCAGCGCAATGGCTTCTGTTTCAAGTATGGATGAAAGATTTCTCTCTTGGTTTTCCACAATATACATTTGGCAGAAGCACAAAATCTTGGGGCAAGGAATAGGTACTTATCAAATCTATAGCCTTTATGGTATTGCTGATTTGATAGAAAACAATCCAGAGTACAACTACGGTTGGAACAATTTCAAGCGCGCTCACAATGATTATTTCCAAGTACTTTCCGAAACAGGATTGATAGGTTTTGGTTTAATCTTGGTTATGCTTATTTTATTAGTAATATACGTGGTCAAGAACACTCAAAAGATAGATGAACAAGACGATATAACCCTCTTTTCAATGCTTGTTTTAAGTGGTGTTGTCTTTGCGTTCCAAAGTGTCTTCAGTTTTCCTGGGCACCTTTTGCCCAACGCACTTCTTGCGACGTTTGTTCTGAGCGTAGGCTTAGGGAAGTATTTTAACAAAGTTGATGGAAAAGAATACAAACTTCACGGCGTTAAAGCTGTGGCGCTGGGTTTGGTTCTTGTAGGTACTATTGGTGCTTCGACATACCTTAGATGGAACCACTTCATTTCAGAAGTTTATTTTAGAAACGGAAACGTTGCTTTCCAAACTATGACTATGTTAAGAGACCAACAAACGCAAATTGAAAATTACCTGAAACAGCTTGACCAAATCGAATCAGATTTGAACAGTTTCTCTGGTCAATTTGTCGGACTTTCAGAGGAAAATTGGCACGGTCAGAAACAAGCTGAGGCAAGAAGACTGGGAATTGCGTACGATAGATTGAAAGCAGAGAATGAAAGACAGCAAACAATTCAAAATATTAGAAGTCAGATAAACGCAAATAGAAACCAGTTACTTGCACAGAAGCAGGGTATACCAAACGAAATAATGAAGCAGTATCAAGAAGCTAAAGAAAACCTCCTTAAAAGTGTAAAATTGAATCACACTTACGGAAAGTCATTCTTCTATTTGGCAGCGCTTGCTGCAGATCCAATAAGAATTGAAGAACTAAAACAACGCTTGAAACAAGATCCTCAGTCTGTCCTAAACCAAGAAGCAGATGAATATCATAAATTGTTGCCTGAAAGATTTAAGACAAGGTATTTTGCTGTGCTAAACGATTATTTGAAAGCTAATCCAGATTTTGTCGACAAGTTTGACCTTGCAACTACCCAAGCTCTTGTCGATTCTGCCGGTATCTACGAATTATCTTTGTTGACATTTACCGAACGAAATACATTCAAAACGCTTGCTGTTAGATACAATTCGCTTTATAGAGTAACAGAGATGCTTTTAGACAATATCAAAGGCGCAGATCTTGAGCAAAAGATAGGAGGGCTCTTATCAATATTCTTCAATAAATTCGATACGTGGACAAGAAGGACACTTTACATAATGCCGGGTGGTTGGAATAGGTTCCCAGATTGGAAAAACATCGATATCGAGCTTGCAACAAGTGGTGGACAAGATATTTATAGGTTCTTTGCTAATATGACTGTGACGCTCAAAGATCCTATAAATTACGATGCAAGGCGTTTACTTGTTGACATGGCGAATCTGGAAATAAAGACGTGCAAGTATATGGAATCCAAAGGAGTATGGGGAGTACCTGATGGTGTACTTGACCACTTGCACGCCTTAGCAAGAGAGTATCAGCTTATCTCAGATTACCAAGAAAGTGTATACACTTACAAGCAACTTTTGGATATGTATAAAGAAACTTATGAATACATTTCAAAGAAGCTTTCTGATGAAGACTCTTGGAAGAGTACCTTTGAACAACTTGTCGAGCAGTCAAAGCAGAGCTTAGACAAAATTCTGGAAGACGATGAAAAAGGAAGCCTTTCAAACAGCCTTACCCCAATATTTGTTGATAAAATAAACAGGCTACACGAACAACTGATACAAACAGATTTCAAAGCCGTCGAAAAAGATTTTGTTGACCAACTTTCAAGACTTCCGGCTTCGATTTGGCCACAGGTTTCAAAGAAGAGTGTATGGAAAACAAATGCGTACAACTCAATGTTAGATTTTGAAAATCAGACCAGGGTTCTCGGATTCTCTGACAACGCGAAATCTCAAATTACATCGCTTATGACGTCTATAATAACCTCCCAAAGCATGATGCTTTACGAAAGATACGCGCGATTCAAAGCACATTATGAACTGATAAAAGATGAATTATTAAGTACGATCGTGATGCTATTAGATAAGTACAAGTCAGAGGAAGAAGCGGTGATACTCAAAGATTGGGGCGAGGTATCGTTCAACATTCCAAAGTACACCAGCAAAGGTGAAGTGATTGAATTTCTAAATAAACTTCTGGATGAGTATTCTAAATAG
- a CDS encoding alpha/beta fold hydrolase encodes MDKEDYLKEFEPFVYKDYELRLPYRLYIPRAYRRGNVENQNFPLVVFLHGAGERGTDNIKQITANEGATVWASDEVQAKHPCFVLAPQCPEDSYWGTSFRTVGSSEYLEPNALLATVNVIIEKLVDNYPIDVSRIYITGLSMGGFGSIALMTMCPDRFAASVVVCGGGNVQKAYKIAKIPIWFFHAEDDDVVPIHFTRDLVRELERLGAPVKYTEYPKGYMSSLGLPPHASWVPTYRNKEMIDWLFEQRKK; translated from the coding sequence ATGGATAAGGAGGACTATCTCAAAGAGTTTGAACCATTTGTTTATAAGGACTACGAATTACGACTGCCTTATCGTCTTTACATTCCAAGAGCTTATAGACGAGGTAACGTGGAGAATCAGAACTTCCCACTGGTTGTCTTTCTCCACGGAGCGGGTGAACGAGGGACTGACAATATTAAGCAAATCACCGCAAATGAAGGAGCAACAGTTTGGGCAAGTGATGAAGTTCAGGCAAAACACCCATGCTTCGTTCTTGCACCTCAATGTCCTGAAGATTCATATTGGGGCACGTCGTTTAGGACTGTCGGTTCATCAGAGTATTTAGAGCCGAACGCGTTGCTTGCGACAGTAAACGTTATAATAGAGAAACTTGTTGATAATTATCCAATTGATGTTTCCAGAATATACATTACCGGTCTTTCTATGGGGGGATTCGGAAGCATAGCATTAATGACAATGTGTCCTGATAGATTCGCAGCTAGTGTTGTAGTCTGTGGTGGGGGAAATGTACAGAAGGCTTACAAAATAGCGAAAATTCCAATTTGGTTTTTTCATGCAGAGGATGACGATGTTGTTCCTATACATTTTACAAGAGATTTAGTTCGTGAATTAGAAAGACTCGGTGCACCTGTGAAGTACACAGAGTACCCGAAAGGATATATGAGTTCACTTGGATTACCTCCACACGCATCTTGGGTTCCGACATATCGAAACAAAGAAATGATAGATTGGCTTTTTGAACAGCGAAAAAAATAA
- a CDS encoding PIG-L deacetylase family protein, whose amino-acid sequence MFEIFNNYLFIGAHPDDIEIWAGGFVLRILRENKGAKVHCVVLTDGSAGYGTVEERKQESLNAAEMLGVETYERLGLKDGSLCMYQDLPKIIANLIRKYKPDMLVTHPRTDRHPDHSTIGETVEKSLFMAMTSPEFLEYEPHVCKNVLFFVSDPFQMPSRRLYIDISEVFEEKYKIIQRFKTQVDVLLPYIELNKFYGRQSGLLAVEIFEPVSIVI is encoded by the coding sequence ATGTTTGAGATTTTCAATAATTATCTCTTCATAGGCGCACATCCTGACGATATTGAAATCTGGGCAGGAGGGTTTGTTCTAAGAATATTGAGAGAAAACAAAGGTGCAAAAGTACATTGCGTTGTTTTGACAGATGGCTCGGCAGGTTACGGAACAGTTGAAGAACGTAAGCAAGAAAGCTTAAACGCTGCGGAAATGTTGGGGGTAGAAACATACGAAAGGCTTGGGCTAAAAGACGGCTCACTTTGTATGTATCAAGACCTGCCAAAGATAATTGCGAATCTTATTCGAAAGTACAAACCCGATATGCTTGTCACTCACCCAAGGACGGACAGACATCCAGACCATTCAACAATTGGAGAAACGGTAGAGAAGTCACTTTTTATGGCAATGACATCACCAGAGTTCTTGGAGTATGAACCTCACGTATGTAAAAATGTTCTCTTCTTTGTATCTGACCCTTTCCAAATGCCGTCAAGAAGGTTGTATATAGACATTTCTGAAGTTTTCGAAGAAAAGTACAAGATTATTCAACGCTTCAAGACACAAGTTGACGTACTGCTGCCATATATTGAATTAAATAAATTCTACGGAAGGCAGTCAGGGCTGTTAGCTGTGGAAATATTCGAACCAGTTAGTATCGTTATTTGA
- a CDS encoding PatB family C-S lyase: MFGNPYNFDEYVERRNTDSFKWDMILNNYGDDVIPAWVADMDFKSPQTVVDQLKRRIEHGIFGYTFRSADYYNAIIQWYGKRYDACVEKEWIVNGPGVVPMLSFLINSLTQPGDKVIIQPPVYPPFFRVVLNNGRQLVENRLVNKDGKWHMDYDSLEKLIDSRTKMIIISNPHNPVGRVWSEEELRKLYDVALKHELVIISDEIHADIIYKPNQFTTMLKIGTENVVILNSPGKTFNIAGLTNSYGIIPNRTLRVLYKNYLESLELLTGNVLSLEALKAAYKSEDWVDQLVEYLKSNRDFAYGFITRNMPLTRPTLPEGTYLMWIDCSKLKLGNPQKYFLEHARVYLNDGQEFGDPQAVRLNFACPRALLEEILRRLKEAYEKALIIEHFDFQDERYEICKKIRYDVFVKGQNIDEKLEQDGKDTEAVHFLCKHFSNYVGTARIRDIGTHWKVERVAVLEEYRGMGYGKKIMEAIEEYIKTTNPKLIVLNAQLEVRDFYGKLGYEAISDIFIEAGIQHVKMEKRMF, translated from the coding sequence ATGTTTGGAAATCCTTACAACTTTGACGAATATGTTGAGCGAAGAAATACGGATTCATTCAAGTGGGATATGATATTAAATAACTATGGTGATGACGTGATTCCTGCATGGGTTGCTGATATGGACTTTAAATCACCACAGACCGTTGTTGACCAGCTCAAGCGGAGAATTGAACATGGAATCTTCGGTTACACATTTAGATCAGCTGATTATTATAACGCAATAATACAGTGGTACGGAAAAAGGTACGATGCATGTGTAGAGAAAGAATGGATAGTTAACGGACCAGGGGTAGTTCCAATGCTTTCGTTTTTGATAAATTCTCTGACACAACCAGGTGATAAGGTCATAATCCAGCCTCCCGTCTACCCACCATTTTTCAGGGTAGTGCTCAACAACGGCAGACAGCTCGTTGAGAATAGATTGGTTAACAAAGATGGAAAATGGCATATGGATTATGATAGTTTGGAAAAATTGATAGATAGCAGAACTAAGATGATTATTATCTCAAATCCACACAATCCTGTAGGGCGGGTTTGGAGTGAGGAAGAGCTTAGAAAGTTGTATGACGTAGCTCTAAAACATGAACTTGTTATTATCTCAGATGAAATTCATGCGGACATAATCTATAAGCCAAATCAATTCACAACGATGCTTAAAATTGGCACTGAGAATGTTGTGATCTTGAACTCACCTGGGAAGACTTTTAATATCGCAGGTCTGACAAATTCATATGGAATAATTCCAAATAGAACATTGAGAGTGTTGTATAAGAACTACCTTGAATCTTTAGAGTTGCTCACAGGCAATGTTTTAAGCCTTGAAGCTTTGAAAGCTGCCTACAAATCCGAAGATTGGGTGGACCAGCTAGTTGAGTACCTAAAATCGAATAGAGATTTTGCATATGGGTTTATAACCAGAAATATGCCTTTAACAAGACCAACGCTACCAGAAGGCACTTATTTAATGTGGATAGATTGCAGTAAGTTAAAACTTGGAAACCCGCAGAAATACTTTCTCGAACATGCACGTGTTTATCTCAACGATGGTCAGGAGTTTGGAGATCCTCAAGCAGTGCGTCTCAATTTCGCATGTCCAAGGGCATTGCTTGAAGAAATACTGAGACGGTTGAAAGAAGCGTACGAAAAGGCACTCATAATAGAACATTTTGACTTTCAAGACGAAAGATATGAAATATGCAAAAAGATAAGGTATGATGTGTTCGTTAAAGGACAGAACATCGATGAGAAGCTCGAGCAGGATGGAAAAGATACAGAAGCAGTTCATTTCTTGTGTAAGCATTTTTCAAACTATGTAGGAACGGCAAGAATCAGAGATATCGGAACACATTGGAAAGTGGAACGAGTTGCGGTATTGGAAGAATACAGAGGTATGGGATACGGTAAAAAGATAATGGAAGCTATTGAAGAATACATTAAAACAACGAACCCCAAGCTGATTGTTTTAAATGCACAGCTTGAGGTACGTGATTTTTATGGAAAACTTGGCTATGAGGCAATAAGTGACATATTCATCGAAGCCGGAATACAGCACGTGAAAATGGAAAAAAGAATGTTTTAA
- the guaA gene encoding glutamine-hydrolyzing GMP synthase → MKKLEISGAGKEHKTVVVLDFGSQYTQLILRRVRELGSYGELVPYDEPKENVEKLNPVAFILSGGPSSIYDENAPKIPEYVFESNLPVLGICYGLQAIVHQLGGKVEKSSHREFGPAELKVLKQVGILKNLPEKFTVWMSHSDRVEVLPNGFEVIAESENSPYAAIRSVDNRFYGVQFHPEVVHTQFGKEILKNFLSEVANLSPNWAMKNVAQEIIEDLRRKIDGKVILGLSGGVDSSVVALLLHKAVPDKLIPIFVDTGLLRKNEAQEVLKQFEGLGIKIHYVDASERFYSVLDGIEDPEEKRKRIGHTFIDVFYEEAMRLKEEHGDIKYLAQGTLYPDVIESKVAERKAGAKIKTHHNVGGLPEKLPFTIVEPLRYLFKDEVRMIGKEIGLPENILNRHPFPGPGLAVRIIGPVTRDSVKILQEADAIFIEELKKWELYNKVWQAFAVLLPVKTVGVMGDYRTYENVIALRAVTSEDGMTADWAKLPYEFLNHVAKRIVNEVKGVNRVVYDITSKPPATIEWE, encoded by the coding sequence ATGAAAAAACTCGAGATATCAGGTGCAGGAAAGGAACACAAAACAGTTGTGGTGCTTGATTTCGGTTCTCAGTATACACAGCTTATCTTAAGAAGAGTAAGAGAGCTTGGGTCCTACGGAGAATTGGTCCCATATGACGAGCCAAAGGAAAATGTTGAAAAACTTAATCCAGTTGCTTTTATCCTCTCTGGTGGACCATCGAGTATTTACGACGAAAATGCTCCGAAAATTCCTGAGTACGTTTTTGAAAGCAACTTACCCGTCTTGGGAATATGTTACGGACTCCAAGCCATAGTTCACCAACTTGGCGGGAAGGTTGAAAAATCCTCGCATCGAGAATTTGGACCTGCTGAACTAAAAGTCCTCAAACAAGTAGGAATCCTCAAAAATCTACCTGAAAAGTTCACCGTCTGGATGAGCCATTCCGATAGAGTCGAAGTTTTGCCCAACGGTTTCGAAGTAATCGCCGAAAGCGAAAATTCGCCTTATGCCGCAATTAGAAGTGTTGATAACAGGTTCTACGGTGTCCAATTTCATCCTGAGGTAGTTCACACTCAATTCGGAAAAGAGATTCTAAAGAATTTCCTATCAGAAGTCGCTAATTTATCTCCAAACTGGGCTATGAAAAACGTCGCACAGGAGATAATTGAAGATTTAAGAAGGAAAATAGATGGAAAAGTGATCCTTGGTTTGTCTGGTGGAGTCGATTCTTCCGTTGTAGCGCTCTTGCTCCACAAAGCAGTTCCTGATAAGTTAATACCTATATTTGTCGATACAGGATTGCTGAGAAAAAACGAAGCACAAGAAGTTCTTAAACAATTTGAAGGACTTGGGATTAAAATACATTACGTTGATGCCTCTGAACGTTTTTATTCTGTTCTCGATGGGATAGAAGATCCTGAGGAGAAGCGAAAGAGAATAGGACATACATTTATCGATGTCTTCTACGAGGAAGCTATGAGATTGAAAGAAGAACACGGTGATATTAAATATCTGGCTCAAGGAACGCTCTATCCCGATGTAATAGAAAGCAAGGTTGCCGAACGAAAAGCTGGAGCTAAAATAAAGACTCACCACAATGTTGGAGGACTTCCAGAAAAACTTCCATTCACAATAGTAGAGCCTTTAAGATATTTGTTTAAAGACGAAGTAAGAATGATTGGAAAAGAAATCGGTTTACCCGAGAATATACTAAACAGACATCCTTTCCCAGGACCCGGTCTGGCTGTTAGAATTATCGGACCTGTCACGAGAGATTCAGTGAAAATTTTGCAAGAAGCAGACGCAATATTTATCGAAGAGCTGAAGAAATGGGAATTGTATAACAAAGTTTGGCAAGCATTTGCTGTTCTGCTTCCAGTCAAGACTGTTGGAGTTATGGGAGATTATAGAACATACGAAAATGTGATCGCACTCAGAGCAGTGACAAGTGAAGATGGAATGACCGCCGACTGGGCAAAGTTACCATACGAATTCTTGAATCATGTGGCAAAAAGGATTGTTAACGAGGTTAAAGGAGTAAACAGGGTAGTGTACGATATAACATCAAAACCACCTGCAACGATTGAATGGGAATAA